Part of the Alphaproteobacteria bacterium SS10 genome is shown below.
GGCTATGGTGTCCGCCAGCCCTTGGGACCTACCGACCATTTGGTTTGGGTTGTTTGAGGTGCCGCATATCCCCTGGCTCTACCAGCTCGCCGCCGAGGCGAAAGAGGGGGTAGAGGCGTTACTAAAAGATGTGCACGCCTATTTCGGCTATCTTGGTATCGCCTTATTGCTGCTGCATATCGGGGCGGCGTTGAAACATCAATTTGTGGCCAGGGATGGCCTCTTGTTGCGCATGGTGCCGCGTTTGCGCCGTACTGCAATCAACCCACCTGCCATGCCTTCGGGAGATAACTGACCATGAGCCTTGTCGCCCAATCATCCCGGTTCGCCGCCGGATTAATCACCGCAATCGGCCTTAGCGTTGCCAGTGCCTCTGCCTTGGCGATGGATTGGTCTGTGGATCAGGGGGCGAGCAGCATTGGATTTTCTGGCACCCATGCGGGCCGCGATTTCACCGGTCAGTTTGAGGATTGGGACGCTACGGTCACCTTTGATCCCGCCGCACTCGATGAGGCCTCCGTCGTCGTAACCGTTCGAACCGCATCGGCGGCCACGGGTACGCTGCTCTATGACAAGACCCTGCCCAACAGTGAGTGGTTCAACGCTGAGGGGTACCCAGAAGCGGTATTCCAGGCGAGCCAATTCCGCAGCACGGGCGAGGGGCAGTATGAGGCTAATGGCACCCTAACCATTAAGGGGCAGGAGATACCCTTGGTGCTGCCCTTCACGCTTGAGATGGGTGGGGATAGTGCCACCGTCACCGGCCGGGTTGAGATGGATCGCATCGCACTTGGCATGGGCACCAAATCCGATCCCAACGCGGCTTGGGTTTCGCAGGTTATCCCGGTGACCGTGAACCTGTCGGCGACCCGCAGCGGATCATAATCGAAGCTTTTGGAGTGGCCCGATGGGCTTGTTAATCGACGGCGAATGGGCCGATCAGTGGTACGACACCAAAAAGAGCGGCGGCCGCTTTGAGCGCCAGGAATCTGCGTTCCGCTCATGGATTACCGCTGATGGTTCCCCCGGCCCAACCGGTGAGGGTGGCTTTAAAGCCGAGGCTGATCGATACCACCTCTATGTTTCCCTCGCCTGTCCTTGGGCACATCGAACCCTGATCATGCGAGCGCTAAAAGGCCTGAACGAGCTGATCAGCATGTCGGCCGTTCATTGGTATATGGGCGATAAGGGGTGGAGCTTTGAGGCCGGTGACGGGGTCATCCCCGACCCGATCCATGGCGCCCAATACCTGCATCAGGTCTATCAGGCTGCCGATCCAAAATTCACCGGTCGGGTAACCACGCCGACGCTTTGGGATCGGGAGACCCGCACCATTGTCTCTAATGAGAGTGCGGACATCATCCGTATGCTGAACAGCGCCTTTGATACCGCCGGTGCGGTGCCCGGTGACTACTATCCGCCCCATCTGCGCGAGCAGATCGACCCGGTGAATGAGCGCATCTATCAAACGCTAAATAACGGCGTGTACAAGGCTGGTTTTGCGACCAGCCAGGCCGCCTATGATGAGGCGATTGAGCCACTGTTCGAGACCATGGAATGGTTGGAGGAACGGCTAGCCCAGCAGCGTTACTTGGTCGGCAATCGGGTGACCGAGGCTGATTGGCGGCTGTTCGTCACCTTGCTGCGCTTTGATGCCGTCTATGTGACCCATTTCAAATGTACCCGGGCCCGGTTGGTCGATTACCCAAATCTCTGGGCCTATACCCGGGAGTTGTTCCAATGGCCGGGTGTCGCAGAGACGGTGAATATGGACCATATTCGACGCCACTATTACGAGAGCCATCCGAGCATAAATCCCCATGGAATTGTGCCGGTTATGCCGGATATCAGCTTTGATACCCCCCATGGCCGCTCGGCCCTAGGACCCACCGAATTGGTGGCTTAGGCGCGCTTACCCCCTATCTCGCTCCGTCAGATATATCGAATTTGATACAAAATGCGCCAAACACCGTGTGGTGAGGCCGGTTTTGCGGTATAAGTTATTGCTGATGGCAGGTGCTTGCCATCAAATGCAATTGCACGTCACTGGACTGGTGGTGGGGGATTACCGCCGGTGATATTTGTCAGTCAGCCATGGATATGGCCATGGCATGGCGATCGTTGAGGGGAAAGCCATGTTGTCTGCCGCCGATTTGCACATCCGAACCCGTGGTTATGCCATCAGGCCGTCCGCGCTGCGCTTTGCGCTGTTGACCGGTACCGCCTTGGCCGTTGCAACGCTGATTTCTGGCCCAGCCTTCGCCCAACAACAGCCGGGTGCCGATTTCACCTATGGTGGTGGCTCGATCAACTCAGCCCAGCCTGGTGACGACGGTTACTATCGCAACCCCTCGCTCTCCTATGACGAGATGGAAGAGCAGCGCCTCCGCGACTTTGAGCGCCGCCGCAATGGCTATATGAGCCAGGCGGCGACTGGCATGCAGCAGGGCGGTTCCATGGGCACCGTCGATGTCCCCTCAACCCAGGAGATCCGCGCTGGCCTCGACTACTCTGAGGAAGAGAACGAGCGCTTGGAATCAAACCGCGAGCGTCAGCAAGGCACGGTCAGCTCTGCTGGCAGCAGTCAAGCCGGGGCCATCCCAGCCGGGTCTGGCGGCTCAGAGCTTGATGAGATTGTTGCCCGCAATATCGACAATATGGGGCAAGAGGCGGTCGATCAGGCCTCCACCTATACCGGTACCGTTCGTGATTTTCAGGAACGCACTGGCGCTGTTACTCAGCAGAACTGCTCAACGATGACCTCGGCGTCTTCCTCATGCGGCACCAGCTTTGAGGCGACGGAAGCAGCGTTCCAGCAGGGGCTGAATACTGATATCCGGGACCCAAGCACCGGGACGGTTCAAGGTCAGCAAGGCGGCGCCTCAACCAACGTGCCGCCAATCCGCACCTCTATGTCTGACCTCGAAGAACCAGAGGTGGAGCTGGATGAGAGTATGGAAGGCCGGATCAACCCGGATGCCATTCAGCCCGTACGGGTTGAGGGCAGCGGCACCTTTGGTCCCGATGGCGATCCACTGAACCTGGATGAAATGATCTGGGACCAACTGCTGTTGAGTGATGAGGACCGGACCCTCGATTGGGAAGAGTACACCCACTACAAGGTCTATGGTTTCAACATGACCGGCACCGAATGGTACGGAAACGACCGGTTCCTAGTGCCGAACGATTTCTTCTTCCGGGCAGATGAGAATTTGGGCGGGCGCCAGTATCTGCGCAACCGTGATCGTCAGATCGCGCGTAATGACCGTCTGATCACTTTCCGCGAGTATCACAGCCTGATCGCTGATGGGTACAACATGACTGGGGTTCGCTACTTCGGTGATGATCTGGGCATTCAGGTGCGTTCCTATAGCTATTGGAACGATGATGACGACCGGGAGCCTTGGTACTGGGATACCGAGGCTTACGAACTGCCACTCGACTTTATTGAGCGGCAGAACCGTGATCGCCCATGGCAGGAAGATCGTGACCGCTAAACCCGGTCGATCAGTACGCTAACCTATCCAATTGAGCCGAGCGCGCGGCGCCCTTTAAGGGCCTCGCTTTCGAGTGCTTCACGCTGCACAAACTTCAGATGCCCGATGGCGTTCAGGAAGTCGCGATGGGCTGGCTTATGTTCTAGGTAATCCATCAGCCGGTAGATGTTGATCGGCTGCTTGGTGATCAGCG
Proteins encoded:
- a CDS encoding YceI family protein; this encodes MSLVAQSSRFAAGLITAIGLSVASASALAMDWSVDQGASSIGFSGTHAGRDFTGQFEDWDATVTFDPAALDEASVVVTVRTASAATGTLLYDKTLPNSEWFNAEGYPEAVFQASQFRSTGEGQYEANGTLTIKGQEIPLVLPFTLEMGGDSATVTGRVEMDRIALGMGTKSDPNAAWVSQVIPVTVNLSATRSGS
- a CDS encoding glutathione S-transferase family protein; translated protein: MGLLIDGEWADQWYDTKKSGGRFERQESAFRSWITADGSPGPTGEGGFKAEADRYHLYVSLACPWAHRTLIMRALKGLNELISMSAVHWYMGDKGWSFEAGDGVIPDPIHGAQYLHQVYQAADPKFTGRVTTPTLWDRETRTIVSNESADIIRMLNSAFDTAGAVPGDYYPPHLREQIDPVNERIYQTLNNGVYKAGFATSQAAYDEAIEPLFETMEWLEERLAQQRYLVGNRVTEADWRLFVTLLRFDAVYVTHFKCTRARLVDYPNLWAYTRELFQWPGVAETVNMDHIRRHYYESHPSINPHGIVPVMPDISFDTPHGRSALGPTELVA